The Hymenobacter sp. GOD-10R genome includes a window with the following:
- a CDS encoding DUF6150 family protein yields MLYLFMLASLLGVATAPIAPAPISPKLATAAPFGIIDASKIFGSIYLETDPRRRSYCFAAIYEEPEQAFADVLVYKEDSKLFADKSGVWYFTPTRDFADYVLFVTKDRGQADFSIHYTKVRSYAGLQRQ; encoded by the coding sequence ATGCTCTACTTGTTTATGCTCGCGAGTTTGCTCGGAGTAGCCACGGCTCCCATTGCACCTGCGCCCATCAGTCCGAAGCTAGCTACGGCGGCACCATTCGGGATTATTGATGCGAGCAAAATCTTTGGCTCCATCTATCTAGAAACTGATCCGCGGCGCAGAAGCTACTGCTTCGCGGCGATATACGAGGAACCCGAGCAGGCCTTTGCCGATGTGCTGGTGTACAAGGAAGACAGCAAGCTTTTCGCCGACAAGTCGGGCGTCTGGTACTTCACGCCCACCCGCGACTTCGCCGACTACGTGCTGTTTGTAACGAAAGACCGGGGACAAGCTGATTTTTCAATCCACTACACTAAGGTTCGTTCCTATGCTGGCTTGCAGCGGCAGTAA
- the tpiA gene encoding triose-phosphate isomerase — MRQHIVAGNWKMNTTLQDAQALVSEITNMVADEVADSNVQVVICPPFPFLTSVGKLLPEGSRFHLGAQNYHHKESGAYTGEVSAQMLHSVGVEYVILGHSERREHFREDDQLLSQKLNAALAADLKPIFCVGESLETREADETFNFIGKQLQDGVFHLSQEDFAKVVIAYEPIWAIGTGKTATSEQAQEVHAFIREQIAKTYDAATAENTTILYGGSANAKNAKELFSQPDVDGGLIGGASLKSRDFTEIIKSF; from the coding sequence ATGCGCCAACACATCGTTGCCGGCAACTGGAAAATGAACACTACCCTCCAGGATGCACAGGCTTTGGTTTCAGAAATCACCAACATGGTAGCCGACGAGGTTGCCGACTCCAACGTTCAGGTTGTTATCTGCCCGCCCTTTCCGTTCCTGACCTCGGTGGGCAAGCTGTTGCCGGAAGGCAGCCGTTTTCACCTAGGTGCTCAGAACTACCACCACAAAGAAAGCGGTGCTTACACCGGGGAGGTGTCGGCTCAGATGCTGCACTCAGTAGGCGTAGAATACGTCATCCTCGGTCACTCAGAGCGCCGCGAGCATTTCCGCGAAGACGACCAGCTACTCAGCCAAAAGCTGAATGCGGCGTTGGCTGCTGACTTGAAGCCCATCTTCTGCGTGGGCGAAAGCCTCGAAACCCGCGAAGCCGACGAGACTTTCAACTTCATCGGTAAGCAGCTGCAAGATGGCGTGTTTCACCTCTCGCAGGAAGACTTCGCCAAGGTGGTAATTGCCTACGAACCTATCTGGGCCATCGGCACAGGCAAAACGGCTACCAGCGAGCAAGCGCAGGAAGTACACGCCTTTATCCGCGAGCAGATTGCCAAAACCTATGACGCCGCTACGGCCGAAAACACGACCATCTTATACGGCGGCTCGGCTAACGCCAAGAATGCCAAAGAGCTGTTCTCGCAGCCTGACGTGGATGGTGGCCTAATCGGCGGCGCCTCGCTCAAGTCGCGCGATTTTACCGAGATTATTAAGTCATTCTAA
- a CDS encoding tryptophan-rich sensory protein, producing MTTAFTTESSAVATTTFRQRRWVAAAAIFGNVALTYWSRIQPFNGQSMGYVSGKYPSLLTPAGYAFSIWGLIFLTLAIYAVWQLLPAQRSNPLPDSVAKPLILVNVATAAWVVLFAYEHIAWCAVLMLIILAGLILTYGRARYVVSGGGAPRWTSLPFALYLGWISVAAPVNVTIGLRALGWETPTNVTVVITLVLLVIITALSLWVSQAFVDATVALVITWALVAVWVARRGSYPELADAALVGAVVAFLGGIGLAWRRQKQVAIGV from the coding sequence ATGACAACTGCGTTTACAACGGAGTCTTCGGCGGTGGCTACGACTACTTTTCGTCAGCGACGCTGGGTGGCAGCTGCGGCTATCTTCGGCAACGTGGCCCTCACGTATTGGTCGCGCATTCAGCCGTTTAATGGGCAAAGCATGGGCTACGTGTCGGGTAAATACCCGTCGCTGCTCACGCCGGCCGGTTATGCGTTTAGTATTTGGGGGCTAATCTTTTTGACCCTAGCTATTTACGCGGTGTGGCAACTGCTGCCGGCGCAACGCTCAAATCCGTTGCCCGACTCAGTAGCAAAGCCACTGATCCTGGTCAACGTAGCCACGGCGGCTTGGGTGGTGCTGTTTGCTTATGAGCACATTGCGTGGTGCGCCGTGCTCATGCTCATCATTCTCGCAGGGCTTATTCTTACCTACGGGCGGGCCCGGTACGTTGTAAGTGGTGGGGGCGCCCCTAGGTGGACTAGCTTGCCGTTTGCGCTTTATTTGGGCTGGATTTCGGTAGCTGCTCCCGTGAATGTGACCATTGGCCTTCGGGCGCTAGGGTGGGAAACGCCTACTAACGTCACGGTTGTCATAACCCTGGTGCTGCTAGTGATTATCACGGCGCTGAGCTTATGGGTAAGCCAAGCGTTTGTGGATGCCACAGTAGCGTTGGTGATAACCTGGGCACTGGTAGCTGTATGGGTAGCGCGACGCGGCTCTTATCCGGAGCTAGCAGATGCTGCATTGGTTGGGGCGGTCGTCGCTTTCTTGGGCGGAATAGGGCTAGCTTGGCGCCGGCAAAAGCAGGTGGCCATCGGAGTCTAA
- a CDS encoding DUF2251 domain-containing protein, protein MKLGAEEKILVGQPSADETETVIGSFPPDRKGLGAVFEDDGITGYFYVVDQGGEDLEILDALHIYNVEDVADKQLPVTAQIFWNEEENAVALILNGQCHALYDFQRQAGFCRNAFPAAKNEQTEPRELTDELVQQYFAA, encoded by the coding sequence ATGAAGCTAGGTGCCGAAGAAAAAATCTTGGTAGGCCAGCCATCCGCCGACGAAACCGAAACCGTAATAGGCAGCTTTCCGCCCGACCGCAAGGGGCTAGGTGCTGTGTTCGAGGACGATGGCATCACGGGTTACTTCTACGTCGTCGATCAGGGCGGCGAGGATTTGGAAATTCTGGATGCCCTGCACATCTACAATGTGGAGGATGTGGCCGACAAGCAACTGCCCGTTACGGCCCAGATTTTCTGGAATGAAGAAGAAAATGCCGTGGCGCTGATTCTGAACGGGCAATGCCACGCGCTATATGATTTTCAGCGGCAAGCCGGCTTCTGTCGGAATGCTTTTCCGGCCGCCAAAAACGAGCAAACCGAGCCGCGCGAGTTGACCGATGAACTCGTGCAGCAGTACTTTGCTGCCTGA
- the uvrA gene encoding excinuclease ABC subunit UvrA, producing the protein MAEESLQVAAPAADPIDQLDPREFILIKNARVHNLKNLSVALPRNKFIVVTGLSGSGKSSLAFDTLYAEGQRMYVESLSSYARQFLGRMDKPDVDYIRGISPAIAIEQKVSIKNNRSTVGTSTEIYDYLKLLYARVGRTFSPISGEQVRKDNVADVVDYLFRLPDGTRAMILAPLLPSEEGRPMSKELDLLLQKGYSRVVVNGETAFIEDLIGEGKSEVKGELYIMIDRAVIRPGDEDLMFRLSDSVQTAFFEGHGTCLVKLEEETRTFSDRFELDGVVFEEPNVNFFSFNNPYGACQTCEGFGSVLGIDEDLVIPDKSLTVYEGAIAPWRTDKQSEWLKPLLKNGIRFDFPIHRPYNELSEAERQLLWKGNKYFQGLDDYFKWVAEQTHKIQYRVLQSRYRGRTTCPDCRGSRLRKDAQYVKIDGHSITDLVLLPVSKALEFFQNMNLDEHDAKVAERLVMEITNRLEYLNRVGLGYLTLNRLSSTLSGGESQRISLATSLGSALVGSMYILDEPSIGLHPKDAEQLIGVLRSLQKLGNTVIVVEHEEKMMEEADQIIDIGPEAGSGGGRLMFQGTYDEILKDETTYTGQYLSGKTEVKVPTTRRPWRNALEVTGARENNLKNVSVKFPLGVMTVVTGVSGSGKSTLVKRILAPAVAKQLGGGAGEATGKFDRLMGVQGQVTHVEFVDQNPIGKSSRSNPVTYVKAYDAIRSLFADQQLAKARGLKPSHFSFNIDGGRCEVCQGEGQVKIEMQFMADIFLTCEACGGRKFKQDILEVKYKDKGIDEVLDMTIADSLDFFKEQPKIVERLKPLDDVGLGYIRLGQSASTLSGGEAQRVKLASFLTKGATLQNDKILFIFDEPSTGLHFHDINKLMTALNALIEQGNSVLIIEHNMDIIKCADWLIDLGPEGGINGGHLLFEGTPEEMVKLKDTNHTARFLAEKL; encoded by the coding sequence ATGGCCGAAGAATCTTTACAAGTGGCTGCCCCTGCGGCAGATCCGATTGACCAGCTAGACCCGCGCGAGTTCATTCTTATCAAAAACGCGCGGGTTCACAACCTCAAGAACCTCAGCGTGGCGCTGCCGCGCAACAAATTTATTGTTGTCACGGGCCTGTCGGGCTCGGGCAAGTCGAGCCTAGCGTTCGACACCCTGTATGCCGAGGGGCAGCGCATGTACGTGGAGAGCCTCAGCAGCTATGCGCGCCAGTTTCTGGGTCGCATGGACAAGCCTGATGTCGACTATATCCGTGGTATTTCGCCGGCCATTGCCATTGAGCAAAAGGTCAGCATCAAGAACAACCGCTCCACTGTCGGTACTAGCACCGAGATTTACGACTACCTGAAGCTGCTCTACGCCCGCGTGGGCCGCACGTTTTCGCCCATCAGTGGTGAGCAGGTGCGCAAGGACAACGTGGCGGATGTGGTCGACTACCTTTTCCGCTTGCCCGATGGCACGCGCGCTATGATCTTGGCGCCGCTGCTGCCGAGCGAGGAAGGTCGACCGATGAGTAAGGAGCTAGACCTGCTGTTGCAGAAAGGCTACAGCCGCGTGGTCGTGAATGGCGAAACGGCGTTCATTGAAGATCTTATTGGCGAAGGCAAGTCGGAGGTGAAAGGTGAACTCTACATCATGATCGACCGCGCCGTGATTCGTCCCGGCGACGAAGACCTGATGTTCCGCCTTTCCGACTCGGTTCAAACGGCTTTTTTCGAAGGCCACGGCACGTGCTTGGTGAAGCTAGAAGAGGAAACACGCACCTTCTCCGACCGCTTCGAGCTAGACGGTGTAGTGTTCGAGGAACCTAACGTGAATTTCTTCTCCTTCAACAATCCTTATGGCGCTTGCCAAACCTGCGAAGGGTTCGGCTCGGTGCTCGGTATTGACGAAGACCTCGTTATCCCTGACAAAAGCCTAACGGTGTACGAGGGTGCCATTGCCCCGTGGCGCACCGACAAACAAAGTGAGTGGCTGAAGCCGCTGCTGAAAAACGGTATCCGCTTCGACTTCCCCATTCACCGGCCCTACAACGAGCTGAGCGAAGCCGAGCGTCAGCTGCTCTGGAAAGGCAACAAGTACTTCCAAGGCCTCGATGACTATTTCAAGTGGGTAGCCGAGCAAACACACAAGATCCAGTACCGCGTGCTACAAAGCCGCTACCGGGGCCGTACTACCTGCCCCGATTGCCGCGGCTCGCGCCTGCGCAAAGACGCGCAATACGTCAAAATTGACGGCCACAGCATCACCGACCTCGTGCTGCTGCCCGTGAGTAAGGCGCTGGAGTTTTTTCAGAACATGAATCTCGACGAGCACGATGCGAAAGTAGCCGAGCGTCTCGTCATGGAAATCACGAATCGCCTGGAGTACCTGAACCGGGTAGGCCTAGGCTATCTAACCTTGAACCGCCTCAGCAGCACGCTCTCGGGGGGAGAATCGCAGCGCATTTCGCTGGCTACCTCGCTAGGTTCGGCGCTGGTGGGCTCCATGTACATTCTGGATGAACCTAGCATTGGGCTACACCCTAAGGATGCGGAGCAGCTGATTGGCGTGCTGCGCTCTTTGCAAAAGCTAGGGAACACCGTGATTGTGGTCGAGCACGAGGAAAAGATGATGGAGGAGGCCGACCAGATCATCGACATCGGGCCAGAAGCTGGTTCGGGCGGCGGGCGCCTCATGTTTCAGGGCACGTACGACGAGATTCTAAAGGACGAAACAACGTACACTGGCCAATACCTGAGCGGCAAGACGGAGGTGAAAGTGCCAACAACACGGCGCCCCTGGCGCAACGCGCTGGAGGTAACAGGTGCCCGCGAAAACAACCTGAAGAACGTGAGCGTGAAGTTTCCGCTGGGCGTGATGACGGTCGTAACGGGTGTATCGGGCTCGGGTAAATCGACGCTGGTGAAACGCATTCTGGCGCCAGCCGTGGCCAAGCAGCTAGGAGGCGGCGCTGGTGAGGCGACGGGTAAATTTGACCGCTTGATGGGCGTGCAGGGCCAAGTGACCCACGTCGAATTTGTAGACCAGAACCCGATTGGCAAGTCGTCGCGCTCCAACCCGGTGACCTATGTGAAGGCCTACGACGCCATTCGCTCCCTGTTTGCTGACCAGCAGCTAGCCAAAGCGCGGGGTTTAAAACCGTCGCATTTCTCCTTCAACATTGACGGGGGCCGTTGCGAAGTGTGCCAGGGCGAAGGCCAAGTGAAGATTGAGATGCAGTTCATGGCCGACATCTTCCTAACCTGTGAAGCCTGCGGGGGCCGCAAGTTCAAGCAGGATATTCTGGAGGTGAAGTACAAGGACAAAGGCATCGACGAGGTGCTGGACATGACCATCGCCGACAGTCTAGATTTCTTTAAAGAGCAGCCTAAAATAGTGGAGCGTCTCAAGCCGCTCGATGATGTGGGACTGGGATACATTCGTCTAGGACAATCGGCAAGTACGCTTTCCGGCGGTGAAGCGCAGCGTGTGAAGCTAGCTAGCTTCCTCACGAAAGGTGCTACGCTTCAGAACGATAAGATCCTGTTCATCTTCGACGAACCGAGCACGGGTCTGCACTTCCACGACATCAACAAGCTCATGACGGCGCTCAATGCCCTGATTGAGCAAGGCAACTCGGTGCTTATCATCGAGCACAACATGGATATCATTAAGTGCGCCGACTGGCTGATCGACCTAGGTCCGGAAGGCGGCATCAACGGCGGGCACTTGCTGTTCGAGGGCACGCCGGAGGAAATGGTAAAACTCAAAGACACAAACCACACGGCGCGCTTCTTGGCCGAGAAGCTATAA
- a CDS encoding amidohydrolase family protein, producing MKKIALEEHFLSPAFVEEFKKGMRSLPDEAMQNILTRLQDFGEQRLAAMDSAGIEMAFLSLTSPGVQIEPDTARAVKLAQETNDFLAAEVQKQPARYGGLAHLALQDPKAAADELERCVRQLGFRGAMINSHTNGHYLDEEQYFPFWERVQDLGVPVYLHPANSYQKLQILEGHDELLGATWSWTVETATHALRLVFGGTFERFPNVKLILGHMGETLPYVLWRIDSRSRLAGLPKGLTKLPSQYIKDNIVITTTGVCANESLQCALAALGEDNVLFSVDYPLEESKEAGDWIERAPLNEAVREKVCYRNAERVLGL from the coding sequence ATGAAAAAGATTGCTCTGGAAGAACACTTCCTATCACCCGCTTTTGTCGAAGAATTTAAGAAAGGTATGCGCAGCCTCCCCGACGAGGCCATGCAGAACATCCTGACGCGCTTACAAGATTTCGGCGAACAGCGCCTAGCCGCTATGGATTCGGCCGGCATTGAAATGGCTTTCCTGTCGCTTACCAGCCCCGGCGTGCAGATCGAGCCTGATACGGCTCGCGCCGTGAAGCTAGCTCAAGAAACCAACGACTTCCTGGCTGCTGAAGTCCAGAAGCAGCCTGCACGCTACGGTGGCCTCGCCCACCTAGCTTTGCAAGACCCCAAAGCCGCTGCAGATGAGCTCGAACGTTGCGTGCGCCAGCTCGGCTTCCGCGGCGCCATGATCAACAGTCACACCAATGGTCACTACCTCGACGAAGAGCAGTACTTCCCTTTCTGGGAGCGGGTGCAAGACCTAGGGGTACCCGTGTACCTACACCCCGCCAATTCCTACCAAAAGCTCCAGATACTAGAAGGCCATGACGAGCTGCTAGGTGCCACCTGGAGCTGGACCGTCGAGACGGCTACGCACGCCTTGCGGCTGGTGTTCGGTGGCACATTTGAGCGCTTCCCCAACGTGAAGCTGATCCTAGGTCACATGGGGGAAACCTTGCCCTACGTCCTCTGGCGCATTGATAGCCGCTCGCGCCTCGCCGGCTTACCCAAAGGCTTAACCAAGCTGCCTTCGCAGTACATCAAAGACAACATCGTGATAACTACCACCGGCGTGTGCGCTAATGAGTCGTTACAGTGCGCACTAGCGGCCCTAGGTGAAGATAACGTGCTGTTCTCCGTTGATTACCCGTTGGAAGAATCGAAAGAAGCCGGTGATTGGATTGAGCGTGCTCCGCTTAATGAGGCAGTAAGGGAGAAGGTTTGTTATAGGAACGCGGAGCGGGTGTTGGGGTTATAA
- a CDS encoding PKD domain-containing protein — protein sequence MLRRCFSPLFLLLSLLPLSHLAFAQETRSYKVFQFPANMIPRVDGDADDWKMVPDSYTVGMDQLVNDKNLSAKPDPKNMDVKVKVGWVKGLNRLYFLYEAYDNYWDFTHPDLHNDIFEVVVDGDRSGGPLIAEQHPNKDLSWSEAYFSFHGVHAQNYHIFTPAEGKDWALAWGSQPWIKDLPYANAAYHYNFRPGKAGKLTLEFWITPFDYAGPEGPARAVETKLEENKKVGLCWAVLDYDDVNDIKKQDFWNLSREHKMYGNASFLLPFTLMPLEPSFRKPLTAQWAFQLVDPKRRLVAFTDKSEGKITSWQWNFGDGTTSTEQHPLHTYKEAGKYVVVLWVEGPAGKARMAKVWDVAVP from the coding sequence ATGCTCCGTCGATGCTTTTCGCCCCTGTTTCTCCTGCTCAGCTTATTGCCTTTAAGCCACTTAGCCTTCGCGCAGGAAACCCGCAGTTATAAAGTCTTCCAATTTCCCGCCAACATGATTCCGCGCGTAGATGGCGACGCCGACGACTGGAAGATGGTGCCCGACAGCTACACTGTCGGCATGGATCAGCTGGTGAACGACAAGAACCTCAGCGCCAAGCCCGACCCGAAGAACATGGATGTGAAGGTGAAAGTTGGGTGGGTGAAGGGCCTAAACCGCCTGTACTTCCTCTACGAAGCCTACGACAACTACTGGGACTTCACCCACCCCGATCTGCATAACGACATTTTTGAGGTAGTGGTGGACGGTGACCGTTCGGGCGGGCCGCTCATCGCCGAGCAGCACCCAAATAAGGACCTGAGTTGGTCGGAGGCGTACTTTTCCTTCCACGGCGTGCACGCTCAGAACTACCACATCTTCACGCCTGCCGAAGGCAAAGACTGGGCGCTAGCTTGGGGTAGTCAGCCCTGGATCAAAGACTTACCCTACGCCAACGCGGCCTATCATTACAACTTTCGCCCCGGCAAAGCGGGCAAACTCACGCTGGAGTTCTGGATTACGCCCTTCGACTACGCCGGCCCGGAAGGTCCCGCACGAGCCGTGGAAACGAAGCTGGAAGAGAACAAGAAGGTCGGGCTGTGCTGGGCCGTGCTCGACTACGACGACGTGAACGACATCAAGAAGCAGGACTTTTGGAATCTGTCGCGCGAGCACAAGATGTACGGCAACGCATCTTTCTTGCTGCCTTTCACACTTATGCCGCTGGAACCTAGCTTTCGGAAGCCGCTTACTGCGCAGTGGGCATTTCAGCTAGTCGACCCGAAGCGGCGGTTGGTGGCATTTACCGATAAATCGGAAGGAAAAATAACTTCCTGGCAGTGGAACTTCGGCGACGGTACCACCTCCACCGAGCAACATCCGCTGCACACGTACAAAGAAGCCGGCAAGTATGTGGTGGTGCTGTGGGTAGAAGGCCCAGCGGGCAAAGCTAGGATGGCGAAAGTGTGGGACGTAGCGGTGCCGTAA
- a CDS encoding GNAT family N-acetyltransferase, with protein sequence MEQASLIYSKPPVSITVGPVASSAVVALLQRTTYGTNGPKYSHTGQEKKVARMTGPHFFELRVGEQVVGAYCLSERLLQTPAGNVTGFYGRYLAIDPAHSGKGYGSLLKTEAVRYVERTTPKPHVFYSYIEEANERSMRISAKEGFTSLAQLEALVFGRLYPKKDERFARLPSNELGAMLTLLKAAYQPYSCVQFDHVYDDQNYFVLHENGEIIASVQANPVLWRIVDMPGLSGKLMLNVLPHLPILNRVINPSRYAFAALEAVYLKPGREQEVFALLESVLAHLQVTSALLMLDVHAPLSQQLKSSGKLGILNSLKKNIYTEVMVKINGLTAQQLRQTPDQPLYTSAFDYT encoded by the coding sequence ATGGAACAGGCTTCGCTCATCTACTCTAAGCCGCCCGTTAGTATTACCGTAGGCCCGGTAGCTAGCTCTGCCGTAGTGGCGTTGTTGCAACGCACGACTTACGGCACCAACGGCCCCAAGTACAGCCACACGGGACAGGAGAAAAAGGTGGCACGCATGACCGGGCCGCACTTTTTCGAACTGCGGGTCGGGGAGCAGGTAGTCGGCGCGTATTGTCTCTCCGAGCGCCTACTACAAACGCCGGCTGGAAACGTGACGGGGTTTTATGGGCGTTACCTAGCTATTGATCCGGCCCACAGCGGCAAAGGCTACGGGAGCCTGCTCAAGACGGAAGCCGTGCGTTACGTTGAACGCACCACGCCCAAGCCTCACGTTTTCTATTCCTACATCGAAGAAGCTAACGAGCGTTCGATGCGCATATCGGCCAAAGAAGGCTTTACGTCGTTAGCCCAACTAGAGGCATTGGTTTTTGGGCGCTTGTACCCCAAGAAAGATGAGCGTTTTGCGCGGCTACCGAGCAATGAGCTAGGTGCCATGCTCACGCTGCTGAAGGCGGCTTACCAGCCGTATTCCTGCGTGCAGTTCGATCATGTATATGACGACCAGAACTACTTTGTGCTGCACGAAAACGGCGAAATCATTGCCAGCGTGCAGGCCAACCCGGTGCTGTGGCGCATTGTGGACATGCCAGGGCTGAGCGGGAAACTTATGCTGAACGTGCTGCCGCACCTGCCCATCCTGAATCGGGTTATTAATCCAAGCCGGTATGCATTTGCTGCTTTAGAAGCGGTGTACTTGAAGCCCGGTCGTGAGCAAGAGGTGTTTGCGCTACTTGAAAGCGTGTTGGCGCATCTTCAAGTGACGTCGGCACTACTCATGTTGGACGTGCATGCCCCGCTGAGCCAGCAGTTGAAAAGCTCCGGTAAGCTAGGTATTCTCAACTCACTGAAAAAGAATATTTACACGGAGGTCATGGTGAAGATTAATGGGCTAACCGCGCAACAGCTAAGGCAGACGCCGGATCAGCCGCTGTACACGTCAGCGTTTGACTATACCTGA